Proteins from a single region of Desulforegula conservatrix Mb1Pa:
- a CDS encoding PilZ domain-containing protein — protein sequence MSIKDRKYTRIILPKDKRAETRILIMSGKADKGDVTSAEEFDATVMNFSEGGLGFSTLRRGFRKLCSLDKLVILNIIGEPPFDEMTGLSLEVKWVLDNSEFSHLGFGCQFQDISDELKDRLRQYIRTF from the coding sequence ATGAGCATAAAAGACAGAAAATACACGAGAATTATACTGCCAAAGGACAAGAGGGCCGAAACCAGAATACTTATTATGTCTGGCAAAGCTGATAAAGGAGACGTGACTTCTGCGGAAGAATTCGATGCTACTGTCATGAACTTCAGTGAAGGCGGCCTTGGTTTTAGTACGCTGAGACGCGGATTCCGAAAGCTTTGCAGTCTTGATAAGCTTGTGATACTGAACATAATAGGTGAACCTCCGTTTGACGAGATGACTGGTTTGAGCCTTGAAGTCAAATGGGTGCTGGACAATAGCGAATTTTCTCATTTGGGATTTGGTTGCCAGTTTCAGGATATTTCTGACGAACTCAAGGACAGGCTTAGGCAATACATCAGAACTTTCTAA
- a CDS encoding pyruvate carboxylase subunit B gives MSSHSRLNTTDLNYSQARLAAENPLKIMDLSLRDGHQSLFSTRGRTEDMLRVAELMDEVGFWAVETWGGATFDSMHRFLNEDPWDRLRTLKAHFKKTPMSMLLRGQNLVGYRNYADDLVEAFVEKTAENGMDIFRTFDALNDYRNFEAVVPVIKRCGKHFQGCICYTITEPRMGGDVYNIEYFLGKAKELESMGADSICIKDMAGLLAPYDAYDLISSLKQSVKVPILLHTHFTSGMAPMTHLKAIEAGVDIIDTCMTPYAYRTSHPAVEPLVMSLLGTNRDTGFDISKLGVINEILEKDVMPKYRQYLDDTKMSIIDINVLLHQTPGGMLSNLVNQLKEMGNIDKLEDVYKELPRVRKELGQPPLVTPSSQIIGTQTLNNVLFDTDEERYKMVTDQVKDLCYGLYGKTPVAIDTDVQKKALVSYSRGETPITCRPAEVLEPELEKARKEISDVSDRAEDVILYAMFPVTGRKFLKWKYGRENAPLNGFQSPSAADGVCREDGLKNGSAKKEDAPPKGIGSRAKKFKVAVEGDVYEVWVDDTSKKPVLRDIKLVRPDTSSHAQEHHTHAVWHESVERTPASESGIVISAPMPGMIVRYEKKEGDHVEKGDTIVVLEAMKMENAIATPVSGTVKSIGYNPGDSVQKNAVLAVIEQ, from the coding sequence ATGAGCTCTCATTCCAGGCTTAATACCACAGATTTGAACTATTCTCAGGCAAGACTGGCTGCTGAAAATCCCCTTAAAATAATGGACCTCAGTCTAAGAGACGGTCACCAATCCCTATTTTCAACAAGGGGACGAACCGAGGATATGCTGAGGGTCGCTGAACTAATGGATGAGGTGGGGTTCTGGGCTGTTGAAACCTGGGGCGGAGCTACATTCGACTCAATGCACAGATTTCTGAATGAAGATCCATGGGACAGACTAAGAACCCTGAAGGCTCATTTCAAGAAAACCCCCATGTCCATGCTTTTACGCGGTCAGAATCTGGTGGGGTACAGAAACTATGCCGATGATCTTGTAGAGGCATTTGTGGAAAAAACGGCTGAAAATGGGATGGATATTTTTAGAACGTTCGACGCGCTGAATGACTATAGGAATTTTGAAGCTGTCGTGCCTGTCATCAAGAGATGCGGCAAACATTTTCAGGGATGCATCTGCTATACCATAACAGAGCCGCGCATGGGCGGTGACGTATATAATATTGAATATTTTCTTGGGAAAGCAAAAGAGCTTGAGAGCATGGGGGCTGACAGTATATGCATCAAGGATATGGCCGGTCTTCTCGCTCCTTATGACGCCTATGATCTGATCAGCTCTCTGAAACAGAGCGTAAAAGTACCAATACTCCTTCATACGCATTTCACTTCAGGCATGGCTCCGATGACGCATCTTAAAGCCATTGAAGCGGGCGTCGATATTATTGACACATGCATGACTCCATATGCGTACAGAACTTCCCATCCTGCCGTAGAGCCGCTTGTCATGTCCCTTCTTGGGACTAACAGGGACACTGGTTTTGATATAAGCAAGCTTGGTGTGATCAATGAAATTCTTGAAAAAGACGTTATGCCCAAATACAGGCAATATCTTGATGACACCAAAATGTCGATAATAGACATCAATGTTCTTCTTCACCAGACTCCTGGTGGCATGCTGTCTAATCTTGTTAATCAGCTCAAGGAAATGGGTAATATTGACAAGCTTGAAGACGTTTACAAAGAGCTTCCAAGGGTCAGAAAAGAGCTTGGCCAGCCTCCGCTTGTAACTCCTTCCAGCCAGATTATCGGAACCCAGACTTTGAATAATGTTCTTTTTGATACTGATGAAGAGCGCTACAAGATGGTGACTGATCAGGTGAAGGATCTTTGCTACGGACTTTATGGCAAGACACCGGTGGCAATTGATACTGATGTCCAGAAAAAAGCGCTTGTCAGCTATTCCCGCGGAGAGACTCCAATTACATGCAGGCCAGCAGAAGTCCTCGAGCCTGAACTCGAAAAGGCAAGAAAAGAGATCTCAGATGTTTCGGACAGAGCTGAAGATGTCATTCTTTATGCCATGTTTCCTGTGACAGGTCGAAAATTTCTTAAATGGAAGTATGGCAGGGAAAATGCCCCTTTAAACGGATTTCAGTCTCCATCCGCTGCGGACGGCGTATGCCGGGAGGATGGACTTAAAAACGGTTCAGCTAAAAAAGAAGATGCTCCTCCAAAGGGGATAGGATCAAGGGCCAAAAAATTTAAAGTGGCTGTTGAAGGCGATGTTTACGAGGTGTGGGTTGACGATACTTCCAAAAAGCCGGTTTTAAGGGATATCAAACTTGTAAGACCGGATACTTCTTCACACGCTCAGGAGCATCATACCCACGCTGTATGGCATGAATCAGTAGAGAGGACTCCGGCTTCAGAGTCAGGCATTGTCATATCAGCCCCGATGCCAGGAATGATTGTCCGTTATGAGAAAAAAGAAGGCGATCATGTTGAAAAAGGCGATACCATTGTTGTCCTTGAGGCAATGAAAATGGAAAATGCCATAGCCACTCCTGTCAGCGGAACTGTAAAATCCATAGGTTACAATCCAGGTGATTCGGTTCAGAAAAACGCTGTGCTTGCTGTGATTGAGCAGTGA